One part of the Glycine soja cultivar W05 chromosome 11, ASM419377v2, whole genome shotgun sequence genome encodes these proteins:
- the LOC114374551 gene encoding probable membrane-associated kinase regulator 2, giving the protein MEAFTLLKYWRGGGGALGHPPSSDTPSSDAATTTILTGVENENATESDDDNDKNDDDGPFFDLEFTVPDEDANENPNANHTQEEEDISLEESDGEREFKFTLSPSSNDRSDPNLSLLSPSEDIFFKGKLVHVDPNSEPNSKPQFTASLLKSATKFRVFMLGLKKPNPNDGSDSTPAAIPEAHKGKKHFTVKFKVEEVPIVSLFSSKGNKKQSSEDQPSEEKRFSKEVMQKYLKMVKPLYIRVSRRYGDKLSLNSAAPEGVSVGGGETNVMKTSTQSQKLPAGLSVVCKHLGKSRSASSAAVAAAPPAAFVSSKRRDDSLLQQQDGIQGAILHCKRSFNASRPECESSQLPRSVSHQ; this is encoded by the exons ATGGAAGCTTTCACCTTGCTCAAATACTGGAGAGGCGGCGGCGGTGCTCTCGGACACCCACCTTCCTCCGACACTCCCTCTTCAGACGCCGCAACCACCACCATCCTCACCGGCGTCGAAAACGAAAATGCAACCGAAAGCGACGATGACAACGACAAGAACGACGACGACGGCCCCTTCTTCGACTTAGAGTTCACCGTGCCCGACGAAGACGCAAATGAAAATCCAAACGCCAACCACacccaagaagaagaagatattaGCTTAGAAGAATCCGACGGCGAGAGAGAGTTTAAGTTCACTCTGTCCCCTTCGAGCAACGATCGTAGTGATCCCAACCTTTCCCTGCTGTCTCCTTCAGAGGATATCTTCTTCAAGGGAAAGCTGGTGCACGTCGACCCTAATTCCGAACCTAACTCCAAGCCTCAGTTCACCGCCTCCCTCTTAAAATCCGCCACCAAGTTCCGCGTCTTCATGTTGGGCCTCAAGAAGCCCAATCCCAACGACGGTTCCGATTCCACACCCGCCGCGATTCCAGAGGCCCACAAAGGCAAGAAGCACTTCACCGTCAAATTCAAAGTCGAAGAGGTCCCCATCGTCTCTCTCTTCAGCTCCAAAGGTAACAAAAAACAATCCTCCGAGGACCAACCTTCCGAAGAAAAACGTTTCTCCAAGGAAGTAATGCAAAAGTATTTGAAAATGGTCAAGCCTCTCTACATTAGAGTCTCCCGCCGCTACGGCGACAAACTCAGCTTAAACTCCGCCGCACCAGAAGGTGTTAGTGTTGGTGGCGGCGAAACCAACGTGATGAAGACTAGTACTCAAAGTCAGAAACTACCTGCAGGGCTTAGCGTTGTGTGCAAGCATTTGGGGAAAAGCCGTTCAGCATCTTCGGCGGCGGTGGCGGCGGCTCCTCCGGCGGCGTTTGTGTCTTCGAAACGACGCGATGATTCGCTGTTGCAGCAACAGGATGGGATTCAAGGAGCCATCTTACACTGCAAGAGATCCTTCAATGCATCCAGACCtg AGTGCGAGTCTTCTCAGCTGCCGCGTTCTGTGAGCCATCAATGA
- the LOC114374614 gene encoding respiratory burst oxidase homolog protein A-like, with protein sequence MNGAPKHERRWASDTVPEMAFVSAGTSPGTEYNSVTDEYVEVTLDVQDDHTIVLRGVEPVTVVNVDDGVATSGNETPASSAWSPSIRRSSPNRWRQFSQELKAEAVAKARQFSQELKAELRWFSWSQGGSEAALVARDLRKQRAQLERNRSDTKKALRGLKFISSKSNGVDAWNEVQSNFYSLAKDGYLYRTDFAQCIGMKDSKEFALELFDALSRRRRLKFEKISRDELNEFWSQITDQSFDSRLQIFFDMVDKNEDGRIIEEEVKEIIMLSASANKLSRLKEQAEEYAALIMEELDPERLGYIELWQLETLLLQKDTYLNYSQALSYTSQALSQNLQGLRARSPIRRMSRRMLYYLQENWRRLWVLALWISAMIGLFTWKFIEYKRKNAYHIMGNCLLAAKGAAETLKFNMALILLPVCRNTITWLRSTKLAYVAPFDDNINFHKTIAAAVMIGVILHAGNHLACDFPRLVSSSEKDYKTYLDGVFGDHRPSYGDLVKGVEGVTGILMVILMAIAFTLATKWFRRNLIKLPKPFNRLTGFNAFWYSHHLFVIVYVLLIIHGVSLYLERRWHRQTTWMYLAVPILLYAGERTLRFFRSGFYTVRLIKVAIYPGNVLTLQISKPSQFRYKSGQYMFVQCPAVSPFEWHPFSITSAPDDDYLSVHIRQLGDWTQELKRVFSAACEPPVAGKSGLLRADETTKKCLPKLRIDGPYGAPAQDYRNYDVLLLVGLGIGATPFISILKDLLNNIIKMEELADSVSDSSRGSDLSTGSADSISSNKISPKRKKTLKTTNAYFYWVTREQGSFDWFKGVMNEVAELDQRGVIEMHNYLTSVYEEGDARSALITMVQALNHAKNGVDIVSGTRVRTHFARPNWKKVFSRICSKHCNGRIGVFYCGAPVLAKELSKLCFEFNEKGQTKFEFHKEHF encoded by the exons ATGAACGGTGCTCCCAAGCACGAACGCCGCTGGGCGTCCGACACCGTGCCGGAGATGGCATTCGTCAGCGCCGGGACTTCGCCGGGAACTGAGTACAACTCCGTCACCGACGAGTACGTTGAGGTCACTCTCGATGTTCAAGACGATCACACCATCGTTCTCCGCGGCGTTGAGCCGGTGACTGTCGTTAACGTCGACGACGGCGTCGCCACAAGCGGAAACGAAACTCCGGCGTCCTCTGCGTGGTCGCCGTCCATCAGGAGGAGCTCTCCCAACCGGTGGCGGCAGTTCTCGCAGGAGCTGAAGGCCGAGGCGGTTGCGAAGGCGAGGCAGTTCTCGCAGGAGCTCAAGGCGGAGCTGCGGTGGTTCTCGTGGAGCCAAGGCGGATCTGAAGCGGCGTTGGTAGCTCGAGATCTCAGGAAGCAGCGCGCTCAGCTTGAACGCAACCGTTCGGATACGAAGAAAGCGCTCCGTGGACTGAAATTTATTAGCAGTAAATCCAATGGCGTTGACGCCTGGAACGAAGTGCAAAGCAATTTCTATAGTCTAGCCAAGGACGGTTATCTGTATCGCACTGATTTTGCGCAATGCATAG ggatGAAGGACTCTAAGGAGTTCGCTCTGGAACTATTCGACGCGCTGAGTCGTAGACGGAGACTGAAGTTTGAAAAGATCAGCAGAGACGAGCTTAACGAATTCTGGTCGCAAATTACCGATCAAAGCTTTGATTCGCGGCTTCAGATATTCTTCGACAT GGTGGACAAGAATGAAGATGGTAGGATCATCGAAGAAGAAGTAAAAGAG ATCATTATGCTAAGCGCTTCAGCAAATAAGTTATCCAGATTGAAAGAGCAGGCCGAGGAATACGCAGCTCTGATCATGGAAGAGTTAGACCCTGAAAGACTTGGCTACATTGAG CTATGGCAATTGGAGACGCTTCTGTTACAAAAGGACACGTATCTCAACTACAGCCAAGCACTAAGCTACACCAGTCAAGCTTTGAGCCAGAACCTACAAGGACTAAGGGCGAGAAGTCCGATACGTAGGATGAGCCGCAGAATGCTGTACTACTTGCAAGAAAATTGGCGGAGACTTTGGGTTTTAGCATTGTGGATTTCCGCTATGATTGGACTGTTTACCTGGAAGTTCATCGAGTACAAGAGAAAAAATGCTTATCATATCATGGGTAACTGTCTACTAGCGGCCAAAGGTGCTGCTGAGACTCTGAAGTTCAACATGGCACTTATACTCTTGCCCGTCTGCAGAAATACCATAACTTGGCTCAGGTCCACCAAGTTGGCTTACGTTGCACCTTTCGATGATAATATCAACTTTCATAAG ACAATTGCGGCGGCAGTAATGATCGGTGTTATACTTCATGCCGGGAATCACCTTGCTTGTGATTTTCCTAGACTTGTAAGTTCGTCTGAAAAAGATTATAAGACGTATTTGGATGGCGTATTTGGTGATCATAGACCCAGTTACGGAGACCTCGTTAAAGGGGTTGAAGGTGTGACAGGAATTCTGATGGTGATTTTGATGGCAATAGCATTTACTCTTGCAACAAAATGGTTCAGGAGAAATCTCATTAAGCTGCCTAAACCGTTTAATAGGCTCACTGGTTTCAATGCGTTCTGGTATTCTCACCATTTGTTTGTGATTGTCTATGTCCTGCTCATTATTCATGGTGTAAGTCTTTACCTCGAGCGCAGATGGCACCGGCAAACG ACATGGATGTATCTTGCAGTTCCAATTTTACTTTATGCGGGAGAAAGAACGCTAAGATTCTTCCGTTCTGGTTTCTATACAGTCCGTCTTATAAAG GTTGCCATTTATCCTGGAAATGTTCTGACATTGCAAATATCGAAGCCCTCTCAATTTCGTTACAAGAGCGGACAATACATGTTTGTGCAATGTCCTGCTGTTTCTCCATTTGAGTG GCATCCGTTTTCGATTACCTCTGCCCCTGATGATGACTACCTGAGTGTTCACATACGGCAACTGGGAGATTGGACACAGGAGCTCAAAAGGGTATTCTCTGCGGCCTGTGAACCTCCCGTAGCTGGGAAGAGCGGGCTTCTCAGGGCTGATGAAACCACCAAGAAGTG TTTACCAAAGCTAAGGATAGATGGACCTTACGGTGCGCCAGCACAAGACTACAGAAACTATGATGTCCTGTTACTTGTCGGTCTCGGGATAGGAGCAACACCTTTTATCAGCATTCTGAAAGATCTTCTCAACAATATTATCAAAATGGAGGAGCTGGCG GATTCAGTCTCTGATTCAAGTAGAGGTTCAGACCTTAGCACTGGGAGTGCAGATTCAATATCTTCTAATAAGATTTCTCCTAAACGGAAGAAGACACTGAAGACTACAAACGCTTATTTTTACTGGGTAACAAGAGAACAAGGTTCTTTCGATTGGTTTAAAGGGGTCATGAATGAAGTTGCTGAACTTGATCAAAGG GGTGTTATTGAGATGCACAACTACTTAACTAGCGTATATGAGGAAGGCGATGCCAGATCCGCCCTTATTACAATGGTACAAGCCCTCAACCATGCAAAAAATGGAGTTGATATTGTTTCTGGGACTAGG GTGAGAACTCATTTTGCCAGGCCTAACTGGAAGAAGGTTTTCTCAAGAATATGCTCTAAGCACTGCAATGGACGAATAG GGGTTTTCTATTGTGGCGCACCGGTTTTGGCCAAAGAATTAAGCAAGCTCTGCTTCGAGTTCAACGAAAAAGGTCAAACAAAATTTGAGTTCCACAAGGAGCATTTCTAA
- the LOC114375729 gene encoding late embryogenesis abundant protein At1g64065-like: MAKSLSSPSPNKYNMTTEEVITMFPSRKEEKQSSSKCLVYALVVLVAILFIWLVFASIVLRVVDPQIQLKSARLMHNTKNHSFSSTSSLNVTMIARVSLTNPNLFGRFYYGNSRVSVLYGASIVGAWELEGARLEGRETKEIDFMVHMRFSTKLLVIMRNLTNDTAHSDSAGMLKLRSYAKLSGTVHVLNMVNKKKTLGMACIMNLNLTSYSTQHFQC; this comes from the coding sequence atGGCAAAGTCCTTGTCAAGTCCGTCTCCAAACAAATATAACATGACAACAGAGGAAGTGATCACCATGTTCCCATCAcgcaaagaagaaaaacaaagcaGCAGCAAGTGTTTGGTGTATGCTTTGGTTGTCCTTGTAGCCATATTGTTCATTTGGCTTGTTTTTGCATCTATCGTGTTGCGCGTGGTTGATCCCCAGATTCAGTTGAAATCAGCTAGATTGATGCACAACACTAAAAATCATAGTTTTTCATCAACTTCTTCCTTGAACGTGACTATGATTGCTCGTGTGTCCCTCACGAATCCAAACTTGTTCGGTCGCTTCTATTACGGGAACAGTAGAGTGAGTGTGCTATATGGGGCTTCTATAGTTGGTGCTTGGGAATTGGAAGGTGCGAGATTGGAGGGTAGAGAAACCAAAGAAATCGATTTCATGGTTCACATGAGGTTCAGCACTAAGCTATTGGTAATAATGAGAAATCTAACCAATGACACTGCCCACTCTGACTCTGCAGGCATGCTTAAACTCAGAAGCTACGCAAAATTAAGTGGTACAGTGCACGTGCTGAACatggtaaataaaaaaaagacctTAGGAATGGCTTGTATTATGAATCTCAACCTGACCTCATATTCCACACAACATTTCCAATGCTAA
- the LOC114376419 gene encoding late embryogenesis abundant protein At1g64065-like yields MAKSIEQEGRSGKCFVYFLGAFVILCALVLVFASILRLKNPYLKLRSATFNQIRYSASPSPSFNATLIIFLALNNPTFGAFTYENNSLSVLYAGLKIAHSQINGGRVSFRQTKEIHVTVKFMSAIDITSGSLNLTTNVFFSGKVHLFKIINIRKTIEMPCSMNLNFTSHATQAIQCQ; encoded by the coding sequence ATGGCCAAGTCCATAGAGCAAGAAGGAAGAAGCGGCAAGTGTTTCGTATATTTTCTGGGCGCCTTTGTCATCTTATGCGCACTTGTATTGGTTTTTGCCTCCATATTGCGCCTCAAGAATCCATATCTCAAATTAAGATCAGCTACTTTCAACCAAATCCGTTACAGCGCTTCACCATCACCTTCCTTCAACGCCACCCTCATCATCTTTCTTGCCCTCAACAACCCAACTTTCGGTGCCTTCACTTACGAGAATAACAGCCTCAGTGTGCTCTATGCGGGTCTAAAGATCGCTCATAGCCAAATCAACGGTGGCAGGGTGAGTTTCAGACAAACCAAAGAAATTCATGTTACTGTGAAATTCATGTCCGCTATTGACATTACTTCGGGGTCGTTGAATCTCACCACTAATGTCTTTTTTAGTGGCAAAGTTCATCTGTTTAAGATTATTAACATCAGAAAGACCATTGAAATGCCTTGCTCTATGAACCTCAACTTTACCTCTCACGCAACTCAGGCTATTCAATGCCAatag